The Dehalococcoidales bacterium genome includes a window with the following:
- the tnpA gene encoding IS200/IS605 family transposase encodes QDKSIDWKTLRMLCEKKGIKIIEAEACSDHVHMLVAIPPKYSVAQIMGYLKGKSSLMIFDKFANLKYKYGNRHFWCRGYYADTVGRNEKAIRSYIQKQLQEDIANDQISIKEYIDPFTGKPEKDNS; translated from the coding sequence GCAAGATAAAAGTATAGATTGGAAAACATTGAGAATGCTGTGCGAAAAGAAAGGAATAAAAATAATAGAAGCGGAGGCATGTTCTGACCATGTACATATGCTTGTAGCAATACCGCCAAAGTATAGTGTAGCCCAAATCATGGGATATCTGAAAGGCAAGAGCAGCCTTATGATATTTGATAAATTCGCAAACTTGAAATACAAGTACGGGAATCGTCATTTTTGGTGTAGAGGTTATTATGCAGATACAGTGGGTAGAAACGAAAAGGCGATAAGGTCATATATACAAAAACAGTTACAGGAAGATATCGCTAATGACCAAATAAGCATAAAAGAATATATAGACCCGTTTACGGGTAAGCCGGAAAAAGATAACAGCTAA